In Micromonospora sp. LH3U1, one genomic interval encodes:
- a CDS encoding MmcQ/YjbR family DNA-binding protein: MERAEMLAYCLAKPGAWLDRPWEGDEVVKVGSRIFAFLGDGGGKPTVGIKCGPTREVADEWLHRHPDDARVMAYIGRSGWNTLRLDGGIDDEELTEAVDASYDMVVAKLPKRERPTA, translated from the coding sequence ATGGAGCGCGCGGAGATGCTGGCGTACTGCCTGGCCAAGCCGGGAGCGTGGCTGGACCGGCCGTGGGAGGGCGACGAGGTGGTGAAGGTGGGCAGCCGGATCTTCGCGTTCCTCGGCGACGGCGGGGGGAAGCCGACGGTCGGCATCAAGTGCGGGCCGACCCGGGAGGTGGCCGACGAGTGGCTGCACCGGCACCCCGACGACGCCCGGGTGATGGCCTACATCGGCCGGTCCGGGTGGAACACGCTGCGCCTGGACGGCGGAATCGACGACGAGGAGCTGACCGAGGCGGTCGACGCGTCGTACGACATGGTGGTGGCGAAGCTCCCGAAGCGGGAGCGCCCGACGGCCTGA
- the argB gene encoding acetylglutamate kinase, whose product MSLSSDLTRAQVKAETLIEALPWLARFSGSTVVVKYGGNAMTDPELQRAFAADMVFLRYAGLKPVVVHGGGPQISAMLGRLGIASEFRGGLRVTTAEAMDVVRMVLVGQVGRELVGLINSHGPYAVGLSGEDARLFTAVRRPAYVDGLPVDVGQVGDVESVDVSAVTDLIEAGRIPVISTVAPDVDGVLHNLNADTAAAALAVALRARKLVVLTDVAGLYADWPDTTSLISEITTDDLAKLLPSLESGMVPKMEACLRAVGGGVPAAHVVDGRVAHSTLLEVFTSEGFGTMVVPGDGTVGA is encoded by the coding sequence ATGAGCCTCAGCTCGGACCTCACCCGCGCCCAGGTCAAGGCGGAGACGCTGATCGAGGCGCTGCCCTGGTTGGCGCGTTTCTCCGGCTCCACGGTGGTGGTCAAGTACGGCGGCAACGCCATGACCGATCCCGAATTGCAGCGGGCGTTCGCCGCCGACATGGTCTTCCTGCGGTACGCCGGCCTCAAGCCCGTGGTGGTGCACGGCGGCGGCCCGCAGATCTCCGCCATGCTGGGCCGGCTCGGTATCGCCAGCGAGTTCCGGGGTGGCCTGCGGGTGACCACCGCCGAGGCGATGGACGTGGTCCGGATGGTGCTGGTCGGGCAGGTGGGCCGCGAGCTGGTCGGGCTGATCAACTCGCACGGTCCGTACGCCGTCGGCCTCTCCGGCGAGGACGCTCGACTGTTCACCGCGGTGCGCCGCCCGGCGTACGTGGACGGGCTGCCGGTGGACGTGGGCCAGGTCGGGGATGTCGAGTCGGTCGACGTGTCCGCGGTGACCGACCTGATCGAGGCCGGCCGGATTCCGGTGATCTCCACGGTGGCGCCGGACGTCGATGGTGTGTTGCACAACCTCAACGCGGACACCGCCGCCGCCGCGCTGGCTGTCGCGTTGCGGGCCCGCAAGCTGGTCGTGCTCACCGACGTGGCCGGCCTGTACGCCGACTGGCCGGACACCACCAGCCTGATCTCCGAGATCACCACCGACGACCTGGCGAAGCTGCTGCCCAGCCTCGAGTCGGGGATGGTGCCGAAGATGGAGGCCTGCCTGCGGGCGGTGGGCGGGGGAGTGCCCGCCGCGCACGTCGTCGATGGTCGGGTGGCGCACTCCACGTTGCTTGAGGTCTTCACCTCGGAAGGGTTCGGAACGATGGTGGTGCCGGGAGACGGGACGGTCGGGGCATGA
- the argC gene encoding N-acetyl-gamma-glutamyl-phosphate reductase gives MGIRVAVAGASGYAGGELLRLVAGHPEFDLVAATAHSQAGHRVDVVHPQLTGLDLVFGETDPTTLADADLVFLALPHGQSAALAAQLPAEVRVVDLGADHRLADPYAWAQYYGGTHAGQWTYGLPELPGQRELIAGSTRVANTGCYAAAITLALAPLIADGAASPADVVVVAASGTSGAGRAAKPHLLASEVLGDLSPYRVGTHQHVPEIKQATGATGLSFTPVLAPMPRGILATVTAVPARGVDPQQVLAQAYADAPFVHVLPEGRWPHTAATLGSNSCHLQATVDVDSGRLIVVSALDNLGKGAAGQAVQNANLMLGLPETTGLSIWGVSP, from the coding sequence ATGGGGATCCGAGTCGCGGTCGCCGGTGCGAGTGGTTACGCGGGGGGCGAGCTGCTGCGCCTGGTCGCCGGGCACCCGGAGTTCGATCTGGTCGCCGCCACCGCGCACAGCCAGGCCGGGCACCGCGTCGACGTGGTGCACCCGCAGCTCACCGGGCTCGACCTGGTGTTCGGCGAGACCGATCCGACGACCCTGGCCGACGCGGATTTGGTCTTCCTGGCCCTGCCGCACGGCCAGTCGGCGGCCCTCGCGGCCCAACTTCCGGCCGAGGTGCGGGTCGTCGACCTGGGCGCCGATCACCGGCTGGCCGACCCGTACGCCTGGGCGCAGTACTACGGCGGCACGCACGCCGGGCAGTGGACCTACGGCCTGCCCGAGCTGCCCGGCCAGCGGGAGTTGATCGCGGGCTCCACGCGGGTGGCGAACACCGGTTGCTACGCCGCCGCGATCACCCTGGCGCTCGCGCCGCTGATCGCCGACGGCGCGGCCAGCCCCGCCGACGTGGTGGTGGTCGCCGCCTCCGGCACCTCCGGCGCGGGGCGGGCGGCGAAGCCGCACCTGCTGGCCAGCGAGGTGCTGGGGGACCTGTCGCCGTACCGGGTGGGCACCCACCAGCACGTACCCGAGATCAAGCAGGCCACCGGCGCGACCGGCCTGTCGTTCACGCCGGTCCTGGCCCCGATGCCGCGCGGCATCCTGGCCACGGTCACCGCGGTGCCGGCGCGCGGCGTCGACCCGCAGCAGGTGCTGGCGCAGGCGTACGCGGACGCGCCGTTCGTGCACGTGCTGCCGGAGGGTCGCTGGCCGCACACCGCCGCCACCCTGGGCTCGAACTCCTGTCACCTGCAGGCCACCGTCGACGTCGACTCGGGTCGTCTGATCGTGGTCAGCGCCTTGGACAACCTGGGCAAGGGCGCAGCCGGTCAGGCCGTCCAGAACGCCAACCTGATGCTCGGCCTGCCGGAGACGACGGGCCTGTCGATCTGGGGAGTCAGCCCATGA
- a CDS encoding DNA-binding protein, with amino-acid sequence MTTDDPFTAPHPARARAHRTHEALQRISQRHAGTDTRRGRWAHPYVLDPWEAVALVTALAAGGAEREPAEEPVDAADLTAALTLLPHVRAELDALEAGLLTLARDRGLTWQAIAYGLGLGSAQAARQRYERVAARSAEQTD; translated from the coding sequence ATGACGACGGACGATCCGTTCACCGCGCCACACCCGGCCCGCGCCCGCGCCCACCGCACCCACGAGGCGCTGCAACGCATCAGTCAGCGGCACGCCGGCACCGACACCCGACGCGGGCGCTGGGCCCACCCGTACGTGCTGGATCCCTGGGAGGCCGTGGCGCTGGTCACCGCGCTGGCCGCGGGCGGAGCCGAGCGGGAACCGGCGGAGGAACCGGTCGACGCCGCCGACCTCACCGCCGCGCTGACCCTGCTGCCGCACGTTCGCGCCGAGCTGGACGCCCTGGAGGCCGGGCTGCTGACACTGGCACGCGACCGTGGGCTGACCTGGCAGGCGATCGCGTACGGGCTGGGCCTGGGCAGCGCGCAGGCGGCCCGGCAACGCTACGAGCGGGTCGCCGCCCGCTCGGCCGAGCAGACCGACTGA
- a CDS encoding arginine repressor: protein MTAQPTRAARHARIVELIRDKAIRSQTELADLLASDGVGVTQATLSRDLEELGAVKVRGGDGPAVYLIPEDGQRPLRDAEAAPARLVRLLHELLNGVDSSGNIAVLRTPPGAAQYLASALDRAGLPEIVGTIAGDDTILVVAREAVGGAALGEKLAGWARREENVEGSTTS from the coding sequence ATGACCGCGCAGCCGACCCGCGCGGCCCGGCACGCCCGGATCGTGGAGCTGATCCGCGACAAGGCGATCCGATCGCAGACCGAGCTGGCCGACCTGCTCGCCTCCGACGGCGTCGGCGTCACCCAGGCCACCCTCTCGCGGGACCTGGAGGAGCTGGGCGCGGTCAAGGTGCGCGGCGGCGACGGCCCGGCCGTCTACCTGATCCCCGAGGACGGCCAGCGACCGCTGCGCGACGCCGAGGCCGCACCGGCCCGGCTGGTGCGGCTGCTGCACGAGCTGCTCAACGGCGTCGACTCCAGTGGCAACATCGCCGTGCTGCGTACGCCGCCGGGCGCAGCCCAATACCTGGCCAGTGCGTTGGACCGAGCGGGCCTGCCCGAGATCGTCGGCACCATCGCCGGCGACGACACCATCCTCGTCGTGGCCCGCGAGGCCGTGGGCGGGGCCGCGCTCGGTGAGAAGCTCGCCGGCTGGGCCCGCCGGGAAGAGAACGTTGAAGGGAGCACCACATCGTGA
- a CDS encoding DNA-3-methyladenine glycosylase, producing the protein MDLLPGDRPTDAGLEELADLLAGPLLPAARGLLGCQLHAGGVTVRITEVEAYAGTAGDPASHAHRGRTPRNAVMFGPAGHAYVYFTYGMHWCMNVVTGVEGEAAAVLVRAGEVVDGLAAARDRRPAVRRDVDLARGPARLCATLGIDRAVYGEYLLGDGPVRLRPPTRPVPPEAVVAGPRVGVTGALDLPWRFWLDGDPAVSAYRRHVPRVRP; encoded by the coding sequence ATGGACCTGTTGCCCGGTGACCGCCCCACCGACGCCGGCCTTGAGGAGTTGGCGGACCTGCTCGCCGGGCCGCTGCTGCCGGCCGCGCGCGGGCTGCTGGGTTGCCAACTGCACGCGGGCGGCGTCACGGTCCGGATCACCGAGGTCGAGGCGTACGCCGGCACGGCCGGTGACCCGGCCTCGCACGCCCACCGAGGACGCACCCCGCGCAACGCGGTGATGTTCGGGCCAGCCGGGCACGCCTACGTCTACTTCACCTACGGGATGCACTGGTGCATGAACGTGGTCACCGGGGTGGAGGGTGAGGCTGCCGCGGTGCTGGTGCGCGCCGGGGAAGTGGTGGACGGCCTGGCCGCGGCCCGGGACCGTCGACCGGCCGTACGCCGGGACGTGGATCTGGCCCGGGGCCCGGCCCGGCTCTGCGCCACGCTCGGCATCGACCGTGCGGTGTACGGCGAGTACCTGCTGGGCGACGGGCCGGTCCGGTTGCGCCCGCCGACGCGGCCGGTTCCGCCGGAGGCGGTGGTCGCCGGTCCACGGGTCGGTGTGACCGGCGCTCTCGATCTGCCGTGGCGGTTCTGGCTCGACGGCGACCCGGCGGTCAGTGCGTACCGGCGACACGTGCCCCGCGTCCGGCCCTGA
- a CDS encoding argininosuccinate synthase has protein sequence MTERVVLAYSGGLDTSVAIPYLAEQTGAEVIAVAVDVGQGGEDLDAIRQRALDCGAAESEVVDARDEFAADYCLPAIRANALYMDRYPLVSALSRPLIVKHLVTAARKHGGTIVSHGCTGKGNDQVRFEVGLNALAPDLKIVAPARDFAWTRDKAIAFAEEKGLPIDVSAKSPYSIDQNLWGRAVETGFLEDIWNAPIEDLYSYTADPAQDRDADEVVITFDCGVPVAIDGETVTPYQAILELNRRAGAQGIGRLDMVEDRLVGIKSREVYEAPGAIALITAHQELEAVTVERDLARFKKSVDQRWGELVYDGLWFSPLKDSLDAFIDDAQRHVSGEVRLTLHGGRATVTGRRSEASLYDFGMATYDTGDTFDQSLAKGFVQLWGLPSRMAAARDARLGGSAQ, from the coding sequence GTGACCGAGCGGGTCGTCCTTGCGTACTCCGGAGGTCTGGACACCTCCGTCGCCATTCCGTACCTGGCCGAGCAGACCGGCGCCGAGGTGATCGCGGTCGCGGTCGACGTCGGGCAGGGCGGCGAGGACCTCGACGCCATCCGGCAGCGCGCCCTGGACTGCGGCGCCGCCGAGTCCGAGGTGGTCGACGCGCGCGACGAGTTCGCCGCCGACTACTGCCTGCCGGCCATCCGGGCCAACGCCCTCTACATGGACCGCTACCCGCTGGTGTCGGCGCTGTCCCGGCCGCTGATCGTCAAGCACCTGGTGACCGCGGCGCGCAAGCACGGCGGCACGATCGTGTCGCACGGCTGCACCGGCAAGGGCAACGACCAGGTCCGGTTCGAGGTGGGCCTGAACGCGCTCGCCCCCGACCTGAAGATCGTCGCGCCGGCTCGGGACTTCGCCTGGACGCGGGACAAGGCGATCGCCTTCGCCGAGGAGAAGGGCCTGCCGATCGACGTGTCGGCCAAGTCTCCCTACTCGATCGACCAGAACCTGTGGGGTCGCGCGGTGGAGACCGGCTTCCTGGAGGACATCTGGAACGCCCCCATCGAGGACCTCTACTCGTACACTGCCGACCCGGCGCAGGACCGCGACGCCGACGAGGTCGTGATCACCTTCGACTGCGGTGTGCCGGTGGCGATCGACGGTGAGACGGTCACCCCGTACCAGGCGATCCTGGAGCTGAACCGGCGCGCCGGGGCGCAGGGCATCGGCCGGCTCGACATGGTCGAGGACCGGCTCGTCGGCATCAAGAGCCGCGAGGTGTACGAGGCTCCCGGCGCGATCGCGCTGATCACCGCCCACCAGGAGTTGGAGGCGGTGACCGTGGAGCGCGACCTGGCCCGGTTCAAGAAGAGCGTCGACCAGCGCTGGGGTGAGCTGGTCTATGACGGCCTGTGGTTCTCGCCGTTGAAGGACTCGCTGGACGCGTTCATCGACGACGCGCAGCGGCACGTGAGCGGTGAGGTGCGGCTGACCCTGCACGGGGGTCGGGCCACCGTCACCGGCCGGCGCTCCGAGGCGAGCCTCTACGACTTCGGGATGGCGACCTACGACACCGGCGACACCTTCGACCAGTCCCTGGCGAAGGGCTTCGTGCAGTTGTGGGGCCTTCCGAGTCGGATGGCCGCCGCTCGGGACGCCCGGCTCGGCGGTTCCGCACAGTGA
- the argF gene encoding ornithine carbamoyltransferase encodes MTRHFLRDDDLSPAEQSTVLDLAARMKADRFGHRPLVGPRSVAVLFDKQSLRTRISFDAGIAELGGHPLVVDTQVTHFGRGESLADAGRVLSRYVAAIVLRTHGDDRIAEVAAGASVPVINALTDGFHPCQLLADLLTVRERCGGTAGRTLTYVGDGANNMAQSYLLAGAMAGMHVRIAGPAGFAPDEAVVDRAAQIAADTGGSVRVLTDPAQAVRDADVLATDTWTSMGQESDGLDRITPFLPYQVNKELLGQAAPDAIVLHCLPAHRGEEITDEVLDGPQSAVFDQAENRLHVQKALLTFLLGTGTGTETGESR; translated from the coding sequence ATGACCCGGCATTTCCTGCGCGACGACGACCTCTCGCCCGCCGAGCAGTCCACGGTCCTCGACCTGGCGGCGCGGATGAAGGCGGACCGGTTCGGCCACCGGCCGCTGGTCGGCCCCCGCTCGGTGGCGGTGCTCTTCGACAAGCAGAGCCTGCGGACCAGGATCTCGTTCGACGCCGGGATCGCCGAGCTGGGCGGGCACCCCCTGGTCGTGGACACGCAGGTCACCCACTTCGGCCGGGGCGAGTCGCTGGCCGACGCGGGGCGCGTGCTGTCCCGCTACGTCGCGGCCATCGTGCTGCGGACCCACGGCGACGACCGGATCGCCGAGGTGGCGGCGGGTGCCAGCGTGCCGGTGATCAACGCGCTCACCGACGGGTTCCACCCGTGCCAGCTGCTGGCCGATCTGCTGACCGTGCGCGAGCGGTGCGGCGGCACGGCCGGCCGCACGCTGACGTACGTGGGAGACGGCGCGAACAACATGGCGCAGTCGTACCTGCTGGCCGGGGCGATGGCCGGGATGCACGTCCGGATCGCCGGGCCGGCCGGTTTCGCACCGGATGAGGCCGTGGTGGACCGGGCGGCTCAGATCGCCGCCGACACCGGCGGGTCGGTGCGGGTGCTGACCGACCCGGCCCAGGCGGTACGCGACGCCGACGTGCTGGCCACCGACACCTGGACGTCGATGGGCCAGGAGTCCGACGGGCTGGACCGGATCACCCCGTTCCTGCCGTACCAGGTCAACAAGGAACTGCTCGGCCAGGCCGCACCGGACGCGATCGTGCTGCACTGCCTGCCCGCGCACCGTGGCGAGGAGATCACCGACGAGGTGCTCGACGGCCCGCAGAGCGCCGTCTTCGACCAGGCGGAGAACCGGCTGCATGTGCAGAAGGCGCTGCTGACGTTCCTGCTGGGCACCGGGACCGGCACCGAGACCGGGGAGTCCCGATGA
- a CDS encoding acetylornithine transaminase, which produces MSTLVQRWNQSMMDNYGTPPLALVSGAGAVVVDDAGREYLDLVGGIAVNALGHAHPAVVAAVSKQVATLGHVSNLYVAEPPVALAELLLALAGRPGRVFFANSGAEANEAAFKLSRRTGRSHVVAATGGFHGRTMGALALTGQPAKADPFRPLPGEVTHVDYGDVAALDAAVSDATAMVILEPIQGENGVLVPPAGYLAAARRITARHGALLVLDEVQTGIGRTGHWFAHQAEGVEPDVVTLAKGLGGGLPIGATLAFGRAADLLTPGSHGTTFGGNPVSCAAALAVVATIANEGLLDNVKRVGERLRHGIEALGHPLIAGVRGAGLLLGVALTAPVASVLAEALREAGFLVNPVQPGVVRLAPPLILTAAQADAFLAALPAALDATAPAAAGAELESPRLPTTTGTTP; this is translated from the coding sequence ATGAGCACTCTGGTGCAGCGCTGGAACCAGTCCATGATGGACAACTACGGCACGCCGCCGCTGGCGCTGGTCTCCGGCGCCGGTGCGGTGGTGGTCGACGACGCCGGCCGGGAGTACCTCGACCTGGTTGGTGGCATCGCGGTTAACGCCCTCGGCCATGCGCACCCGGCCGTGGTGGCCGCCGTGTCGAAGCAGGTCGCCACCCTCGGGCATGTCTCCAACCTCTACGTCGCCGAGCCGCCGGTCGCCCTGGCCGAGTTGCTGTTGGCGCTCGCCGGCCGGCCGGGCCGGGTCTTCTTCGCCAACTCCGGAGCGGAGGCGAACGAGGCGGCGTTCAAGCTCTCCCGGCGCACCGGCCGCAGCCACGTGGTGGCCGCCACGGGCGGCTTCCACGGCCGCACGATGGGTGCTCTCGCGCTGACCGGCCAGCCGGCGAAGGCCGACCCGTTCCGGCCGCTTCCCGGCGAGGTGACCCACGTCGATTACGGCGACGTCGCCGCCCTCGACGCGGCCGTCTCCGACGCCACCGCCATGGTGATCCTGGAGCCCATCCAGGGTGAGAACGGCGTGCTCGTCCCGCCGGCCGGCTACCTCGCCGCAGCCCGGCGGATCACCGCCCGGCACGGCGCGCTGCTGGTCCTCGACGAGGTGCAGACCGGCATCGGTCGCACCGGGCACTGGTTCGCGCACCAGGCCGAGGGCGTGGAGCCGGACGTGGTCACCCTGGCCAAGGGGCTGGGTGGTGGGCTGCCCATCGGTGCCACGCTGGCCTTCGGTCGCGCCGCCGACCTGCTCACTCCCGGCTCGCACGGCACCACGTTCGGCGGCAACCCGGTCAGCTGCGCGGCGGCGCTCGCCGTGGTGGCGACAATCGCCAACGAGGGCCTGCTCGACAACGTCAAGCGGGTCGGCGAGCGGCTGCGGCACGGCATCGAGGCGCTGGGCCACCCGCTGATCGCCGGGGTACGCGGCGCCGGCCTGCTGCTCGGCGTGGCGCTCACCGCGCCGGTGGCGTCGGTGCTCGCCGAGGCCCTGCGGGAGGCCGGCTTCCTCGTCAACCCGGTGCAGCCGGGTGTCGTCCGGCTGGCCCCGCCACTGATCCTCACCGCCGCCCAGGCGGACGCCTTCCTCGCGGCGTTGCCCGCCGCACTGGACGCGACGGCCCCCGCAGCCGCCGGCGCGGAGCTCGAATCACCCAGGCTGCCCACCACGACGGGGACGACGCCATGA
- the argJ gene encoding bifunctional glutamate N-acetyltransferase/amino-acid acetyltransferase ArgJ, with protein sequence MSVTTPRGFRAAGVAAGLKASGGADVALVVNDGPDAGVAGVFTTNRVKAAPVRWTQQVVQGGVVRAVVLNSGGANACTGPAGFQDTHATAEHTAAALTSVSPRLILGAGDVAVCSTGLIGERLPMPKLLPGVRSAIRRLSRDGGPAAAEAIMTTDTRPKTTVARGSGWTVGGMAKGAGMLAPGMATMLCVLTTDAVAGPATLDEALRAATRVSFDRVDSDGCMSTNDTVLLLASGASGIESTPAELAAAVTAACHDLAQQLVADAEGATKQIAIDVVGAADEDDAVEVGRSVARNNLVKTALFGNDPNWGRILAAVGTTAAAFEPDEVDVAVNGVWVCRRGAAAEDRSKVDLTGRDVTIRIDLHAGTSAATIWTNDLSHGYVHENSAYSS encoded by the coding sequence ATGAGCGTTACCACCCCACGGGGGTTCCGGGCGGCCGGAGTCGCGGCCGGCCTCAAGGCCAGCGGTGGGGCGGACGTCGCTCTGGTCGTCAACGACGGCCCGGACGCCGGTGTGGCCGGTGTCTTCACCACCAACCGGGTCAAGGCCGCGCCGGTGCGCTGGACCCAGCAGGTCGTGCAGGGCGGTGTGGTCCGCGCCGTGGTGCTCAACTCCGGTGGCGCCAACGCCTGCACTGGCCCGGCAGGTTTCCAGGACACCCACGCCACCGCCGAGCACACCGCCGCCGCGCTGACCTCGGTCAGCCCACGGCTGATCCTCGGCGCCGGTGATGTCGCGGTCTGCTCCACCGGGTTGATCGGTGAGCGGCTGCCGATGCCGAAGTTGCTCCCGGGCGTCCGCTCGGCGATCCGGAGGCTGTCCCGTGACGGCGGCCCGGCTGCCGCCGAGGCGATCATGACCACGGACACCCGGCCGAAGACCACGGTGGCCCGGGGCAGCGGCTGGACGGTCGGCGGCATGGCCAAGGGCGCCGGGATGCTCGCGCCGGGGATGGCCACCATGCTCTGCGTGCTGACCACCGACGCGGTGGCCGGGCCGGCGACGCTGGACGAGGCGCTGCGCGCCGCCACCCGGGTCAGCTTCGACCGGGTGGACTCCGACGGCTGCATGTCCACCAACGACACCGTGTTGCTGCTGGCCAGCGGTGCGAGCGGCATCGAGTCGACTCCGGCCGAGCTGGCCGCTGCCGTCACCGCGGCCTGTCACGACCTGGCCCAGCAGTTGGTGGCCGACGCCGAGGGCGCCACCAAGCAGATCGCCATCGACGTGGTCGGCGCCGCGGACGAGGACGACGCGGTCGAGGTGGGCCGCTCGGTGGCCCGCAACAACCTGGTCAAGACCGCGCTGTTCGGCAACGACCCCAACTGGGGTCGGATCCTCGCCGCCGTCGGCACCACCGCCGCCGCGTTCGAGCCGGACGAGGTGGACGTGGCGGTCAACGGGGTGTGGGTGTGCCGGCGCGGTGCCGCCGCCGAGGACCGCTCGAAGGTCGACCTGACCGGGCGGGACGTGACCATCCGGATCGACCTGCACGCGGGTACGTCGGCGGCGACGATCTGGACCAACGACCTGTCCCACGGGTACGTGCACGAGAACTCGGCGTACTCCTCATGA
- the argH gene encoding argininosuccinate lyase — MGGVDDKSLTENSAATNRTSLWGGRFAGGPAEALARLSVSVQFDWRLAPYDIAGSRAHARVLAGAGLLDPEELGRILAALDDLEAACASGAFRPTIDDEDVHTALERGLLERLGSLGGKLRAGRSRNDQVATDLRLYLRDHARGVASRLVELADALVEQAERHIDTAAPGMTHLQHAQPVTFGHWLLAHVQPLLRDLERLRDWDHRAAISPLGAGALAGSGLPLDPVAVAKELGFRTSFANSMDAVADRDFVAEFLFTTALIGVHLSRLGEEVVLWTSHEFGWVELDDSFATGSSIMPQKKNADIAELARGKSGRLVGGLMTVLTMLKGLPMAYDRDMQEDKEPAFDAVDTLELLLPALAGMISTMTVRVDRLVAAAPVGFSLATEVADWLVRRNVPFRDAHEITGRLVALCAARECELNDVSDDDLAAISGHLDPSVRDVLSVRSALAARTTPGSTGPGPVADQLAAAADQLVGWREWATERVVPR; from the coding sequence ATGGGCGGCGTGGACGACAAGAGCCTGACCGAGAACAGCGCAGCCACCAACCGGACGAGCCTGTGGGGTGGCCGCTTCGCCGGCGGCCCCGCCGAGGCGCTGGCCCGCCTGTCGGTGAGCGTGCAGTTCGATTGGCGCCTGGCCCCGTACGACATCGCTGGCTCCCGGGCGCACGCCCGGGTCCTCGCCGGTGCTGGCCTGCTCGACCCCGAGGAGCTGGGCCGGATTCTGGCCGCGTTGGACGACCTGGAGGCCGCCTGCGCCTCCGGGGCGTTCCGCCCGACCATCGACGACGAGGACGTGCACACCGCGCTGGAGCGCGGTCTGCTGGAGCGCCTCGGCAGCCTCGGTGGCAAGCTGCGGGCCGGCCGGTCCCGCAACGACCAGGTCGCCACCGACCTGCGGCTCTACCTGCGTGACCACGCCCGGGGCGTGGCCAGCCGGCTGGTGGAGCTGGCCGACGCGCTGGTCGAGCAGGCCGAGCGACACATCGACACCGCCGCGCCCGGCATGACCCACCTTCAGCACGCCCAGCCGGTCACCTTCGGGCACTGGTTGCTCGCGCACGTGCAGCCGCTGCTGCGTGACCTGGAGCGGCTGCGTGACTGGGACCACCGGGCGGCGATCAGCCCGCTCGGCGCGGGCGCGCTGGCCGGCTCCGGGCTGCCGTTGGACCCGGTGGCCGTGGCGAAGGAGTTGGGTTTCCGTACGTCGTTCGCCAACTCGATGGACGCGGTCGCCGACCGGGACTTCGTCGCCGAGTTCCTCTTCACCACCGCCCTGATCGGGGTGCACCTGTCCCGGCTCGGCGAGGAGGTGGTGCTCTGGACCTCGCACGAGTTCGGTTGGGTGGAGCTCGACGACTCCTTCGCGACCGGGTCGTCGATCATGCCGCAGAAGAAGAACGCGGACATCGCCGAGTTGGCGCGGGGCAAGTCCGGCCGTCTGGTCGGCGGCCTGATGACCGTGCTCACCATGCTCAAGGGTCTGCCGATGGCCTACGACCGGGACATGCAGGAGGACAAGGAGCCGGCCTTCGACGCGGTCGACACCCTGGAGCTGCTGCTGCCGGCCCTCGCGGGAATGATCTCCACGATGACGGTTCGGGTGGACCGGCTCGTCGCGGCCGCCCCGGTCGGGTTCTCCCTCGCCACCGAGGTTGCCGACTGGCTGGTCCGGCGCAACGTGCCGTTCCGTGACGCGCACGAGATCACCGGTCGGTTGGTGGCGCTCTGCGCGGCTCGGGAGTGCGAGCTGAACGACGTCTCCGACGACGACCTGGCCGCGATCAGCGGGCACCTGGACCCGTCGGTGCGCGACGTGCTCTCGGTCCGTTCGGCCCTCGCGGCCCGAACCACCCCCGGCTCCACCGGCCCTGGCCCGGTCGCCGACCAGCTCGCCGCTGCGGCGGACCAGCTGGTTGGCTGGCGGGAGTGGGCCACCGAGCGGGTCGTCCCGCGCTGA